Sequence from the Nocardiopsis sp. YSL2 genome:
CGGGCAGCTCCTCCACCACGACCTCGCGCTCGATTCCCGCGATCCGGGCGAGCTGGTCGGTGACGACCTGGCCCTTCATCCGGCGCTGGGCCTCCAGGGAGGCGTGCTGCCAGTCGCAGCCGCCGCACTTGCCGGGGCCGGCGAAGGCGCAGGGCGCCTCGACGCGGTCCGGGGAGGGGGTCAGGATCTCGATGGCCTCACCGCGCAGGAAACGGGTGGTCTCCTCGGTGACGCGGACGCGCACCCGCTCCCCCGGCAGGGCATGGCGGACGAACACCACCTGGTCGTCGTGGCGCCCCACGCACCACCCGCCGTGCGCGACGTCGTCGACGGTCAGTTCGTACTGGTTGCCCACACGGGTCACAAGGGTTCCTTCACAGTTCGGGTCACATGACGGGTGACCCTGCACGCACAGCCACCGATCCTCACCAATCTAGTCGACGTGGCGACCGGCCTGGTGACCCCGTGTTCCGCCCCACCAGCCAGTGGGCGTCGAGCGGAACGGGCCGTTGTGGCATGGTGTGACTGAGAGGGCTCGCGAGGCTACGGCGTGCCCGGCGGGCGTGACTCGACCGCCAACGCGACCGACAACGCGACAGGGGTGCTGGCAGGTGCACATCGTGATCATGGGGTGCGGCCGGGTGGGGTCCACCCTGGCGCACACACTGGTGGACCTCGGGCACACCGTGGCGGTGATCGACCAGGACCCGGAGGCGTTCCGTCGGTTGCGGGGCTCGGTGTCCAAGCACGGGATCCGCGGTGTGGGGCACGACCGCGAGGTCCTGCTGGCCGCCGGTATCGACCGCGCCGGCGCCTTCGCCGCGGTCAGCAACGGTGACAACTCCAACATCATCTCCGCCCGGGTGGCCCGGGAGGCCTTCGGTGTGGAGAACGTGGTCGCGCGGATCTACGACCCGCGGCGCGCCGAGGTGTACCAGCGGCTGGGCATTCCGACGGTGGCCACCGTGCGGTGGACCGCCGATGCCGTCCTGCGCCGCATGGTGCCCGGTGACGGCCGCCTGACCGCCGGCCCCGAGTGGCAGGACGCCTCCGGCACCCTGGCCATGACGGAGCTGGCCCTGCCCGAGGACTGGTCCGGGCGGACCGTGGACGAGCTGGAGGGGCACGCGGCCCTGCGGGTGGTGTACCTGGCCCGGCAGGGCCGGATCGTGCTCGCGGGCCCGGGAACGCCCCTGGAGCGCGGCGACGTCCTGCACGTGGTCGGCCACGGGCGCGACCTGGAGGACACGGTGGGCGGTCTGAACGGCGACAACGGAACGGGGCGTGGTTGAGGTGCGGATCGCCATCGCGGGAGCCGGGAGCGTGGGACGCTCCATCGCCACGGAGCTGGCGGGCAACGGCCACGACGTCCTGCTCATCGACCGCGACACGCGCGCGATCGGGGTCGACGACCTGCCACAGGTGGAGTGGCTGCTCGCCGACGCCTGTGAACTGGCCACGCTGGAGGACGCCCGGCTCGGCGGCTTCGACGTGGTCATCGCGGCCAGCAGTGACGACAAGGTGAACCTGGTGGTCTCCCTGCTGGCCAAGACCGAGTTCGCCGTGCCGCGGGTGATCGCCCGCATCAACGACCCCGTCAACGAGTGGCTTTTCAACGAGTCCTGGGGGGTGGACCTGGCGGTCTCCCCGCCGCGGCTGATCGCGGACCTGGTCGAGGGCGCCGCGGACGAGGACCTCGACGACGAGGGGACGCTGCCCCCGCTGCCCGGGGCCGAGATCGCCGAGTCGGTCCTGCACGCCGCCAGCCCGTTCGTGGGCGGCCCGGAGCGGGACCTGACGCGTGCGCTGCCCGAGGGGGTGGCCCTGGTCGCCGTCCTGGGATCGGGCGGGGTGCGCCCGCCCGATCCCGAGCAGACGCTGTCGGTGGGCGCCACGGTGGTGTTCCTGGCCGAGCAGGAGGCCCTCGGCTCGTTGGAGCGCGTCCTCGGCCCGGTCGACGGCGAGGACGACTCGGAGGGCTGACGCCCCGGCTCAGTCCTCCTGCGGCCCGTCCTGCTGCGACCGGGCTCCGTGGTCGGCGGCCAGGGGGGTGCGGCCCCGGGCCAGCACCCACACCATGGCGGCGAAGGCGGCGACTTGCAGGGGCCAGCCCATGGCCACCTTGGAGAAGCCGAGCAGCGCGAAGGTGTCGGCCCACTCGTAGTGGTCGGCGAGCCAGAGCGGGTACTGCACCAGCACCCGGATCACGCACGGCAGCACCAGCAGCCAGGTGAGCCGGGAGGCCAGCCTGACCACGGCCGGGTCGGCCCGCCAGGAGGTGAAGTCCTCCTTGTGCCCGATGAACGGGCCGATCATCAGTCCGATCGCCGGCCATCGCACGAGGACCGAGATCGTGAGCACCACCGAGTAGATCGCGTTGTAGTAGATGCCCGGCAGGAAGGCGTCGGCGGCGTTGCCGCTGCGCATGGCGAAGAACGCGGCGAGGCCGATGCCCAGCAGGCTGGTGATCACGTACTGCACGGAGGAGCGCTGGACGAGCCGGACCGCACCGAGCAGCAGGGCCGCGGCCACACCGGCGTAGATCGACAGGCGCAGCTCGGAGCTGACGATGTAGGAGATCGTGAAGGTCAGTGTGGGGATCGCGGCCTCGACCATGCCGCGTTTGCCGCCCAGCGCCTTGGCCAACTGGGCCCGGACCAGCGCTTCGACGGTGCCCTCGGTGACCTTCGGGGCTCCGGCCCCGTCCTCGGCGGGGGCGCCCTCGCCGGCGTCCCGCTGCTGCTCAGTCATTCCGCTCCAGAGACAGGTTCCGTACTCGGGGCCCGCACCCCGCCGCCTCCGCGGGCGGCGGACGGAGCGACCCGCCTGGCCTCCCACCCTATTTCACGGACGGCCGACCCCGTGGCGGCGCCGGAGCGGCCGTGGTGGCCACCGGTCCCCTCTTGTCGCCTTTCGCCCCTTGTTGTCCCGTGCCCGAACTCACCCTCCGGGCACATCCGTTTCCCGACCGTTGCCCACCGACCCCCGCGGAGCACTCGATGACCACCTCCCCGCGCCCCCATCGGTCGTCTTCGACACCCCGATGGACCCGGTCCGGGCGCCTGAGCGGGGGCGCTGGCGGGCGGCCCGGCGACTCCGTACGCTGGCGGCACCACGCCACCGCCGACGGGAGCCACGCCGATGCACGTCAGCGCTCAGCCACGCACGGACCACCTGGAGTTCGCCGCCGCCCTGGACCGCGCCCTGACCCGGGAGGGCGAGTCGCACGTGTGGTCCCCGCACTCGGTGGGCACCGTCCTGGGCCTCCTCGCCACCGCCGCGGCGGGGCGTACCCGCGAGGAGCTGGTGGGGTTGCTGGGCGAGGACGTCCTCGGGCAG
This genomic interval carries:
- a CDS encoding TrkA family potassium uptake protein, whose amino-acid sequence is MHIVIMGCGRVGSTLAHTLVDLGHTVAVIDQDPEAFRRLRGSVSKHGIRGVGHDREVLLAAGIDRAGAFAAVSNGDNSNIISARVAREAFGVENVVARIYDPRRAEVYQRLGIPTVATVRWTADAVLRRMVPGDGRLTAGPEWQDASGTLAMTELALPEDWSGRTVDELEGHAALRVVYLARQGRIVLAGPGTPLERGDVLHVVGHGRDLEDTVGGLNGDNGTGRG
- a CDS encoding TrkA family potassium uptake protein, with the translated sequence MVEVRIAIAGAGSVGRSIATELAGNGHDVLLIDRDTRAIGVDDLPQVEWLLADACELATLEDARLGGFDVVIAASSDDKVNLVVSLLAKTEFAVPRVIARINDPVNEWLFNESWGVDLAVSPPRLIADLVEGAADEDLDDEGTLPPLPGAEIAESVLHAASPFVGGPERDLTRALPEGVALVAVLGSGGVRPPDPEQTLSVGATVVFLAEQEALGSLERVLGPVDGEDDSEG
- a CDS encoding DUF3159 domain-containing protein, with protein sequence MTEQQRDAGEGAPAEDGAGAPKVTEGTVEALVRAQLAKALGGKRGMVEAAIPTLTFTISYIVSSELRLSIYAGVAAALLLGAVRLVQRSSVQYVITSLLGIGLAAFFAMRSGNAADAFLPGIYYNAIYSVVLTISVLVRWPAIGLMIGPFIGHKEDFTSWRADPAVVRLASRLTWLLVLPCVIRVLVQYPLWLADHYEWADTFALLGFSKVAMGWPLQVAAFAAMVWVLARGRTPLAADHGARSQQDGPQED